One Formosa sp. Hel3_A1_48 genomic window, ACATCATAAATGTACTAACATTTTTGCTTAAATATTTAGTAGTGTTAATAAAATTTAAAAACAAAAAATTATGTAGGTTTGTAGAACAATTGAACTTCATTTTAATTATTTTTAATACAGCAATAGTTCTCACTCAATGGCCATCATTACCCTTACTACAGATTTTGGAATGAAAGCACACTTTGTTGGTGCAGTAAAAGGTGCTCTTTTATCCGAAATTACTGACGCCAATATTGTAGATATATCACATAACATTTCCCCTTTTAACGTTATGGAAGCTGCCTATGTAATTCAAAATGCATTTAGTAGTTTTCCAAAAGGAAGTATTCATGTTATTGGCGTTGATTCTGAACTCAATCCAGAAAATTCACACATTGCTATGGTGCTAAACGGACATTATTTTGTTTGTGCCAATAATGGAATTTTGAGCATGATTTGTAATGATATAACTCCTGATCAAATTGTAGAAGTCAATATCCATGACAAAATTGTAGGTAACTTTCCTGTTCTCGATATTTTTGTTAAAGTTGCTGCACACATCGCTCGAGGTGGTACTCTTGAGGTAATTGGCAAACCTATTGATGAAGTTAAGCCAATTAAAAACATCACACCCTTTGTTGGAAGTGACAACAATCAGCTTATTGGAAATGTGATTTTTATTGACCGTTATGACAATGTAATAACCAACATCAAAAAATCATTTTTTGAAACCCTTCAAAAAGGTAGGCGTTTTGAGATTTCTGCACGAAATCACAAATTCAAAACAATCCATAACCATTACTCCGATATAGTTGATTTTAGAATACCTATTGACAAGCGAAACGATGAAGGTCGTGGGCTTGTCGTTTTTAATTCTTCAGATTATTTAGAAATTGCAATGTACAAGAGTAATAAAGCTACAGTTGGTGGTGCAT contains:
- a CDS encoding SAM hydrolase/SAM-dependent halogenase family protein; this translates as MAIITLTTDFGMKAHFVGAVKGALLSEITDANIVDISHNISPFNVMEAAYVIQNAFSSFPKGSIHVIGVDSELNPENSHIAMVLNGHYFVCANNGILSMICNDITPDQIVEVNIHDKIVGNFPVLDIFVKVAAHIARGGTLEVIGKPIDEVKPIKNITPFVGSDNNQLIGNVIFIDRYDNVITNIKKSFFETLQKGRRFEISARNHKFKTIHNHYSDIVDFRIPIDKRNDEGRGLVVFNSSDYLEIAMYKSNKATVGGASTLMGLEMMDSVTISFFDD